One genomic segment of Fervidobacterium pennivorans includes these proteins:
- a CDS encoding redoxin domain-containing protein, protein MIQSRYKLIPQFTLKDEEGKDFSWTNLLGRYTVVYFYPKANTPGCTLEGIDFTRLLDEFNGNVIGISPDDCKAIASFKSKKGLRVKLLSDPDKIVAEQFGAAKDGKLIRSTFIVDPWGRIRREWIKVSVNGHAEEVLEEYKRIIEKDQTLNDDILVRRAFRGIRPDPVEDEKIETLLKAAHLAPSCMNKQPWRFLVVRTKENLEKLHSTLSEGNYWMKQAPVMLIVYTDDELGCQLSDRRNYSLFDTGTAVGLLLTQATQMGLVAHPVAGYDPVKIKEIFGLNGIIITVIAVGYWGNLDILNEKHATIEQGDRIRKPLEEVAKFI, encoded by the coding sequence ATGATTCAATCACGCTATAAACTCATTCCTCAGTTTACTTTAAAAGATGAAGAAGGAAAAGATTTTTCCTGGACAAACCTTTTGGGAAGGTATACAGTGGTTTATTTCTATCCCAAAGCAAATACTCCAGGCTGTACACTCGAGGGTATTGATTTCACAAGACTTCTCGATGAATTTAACGGCAATGTAATAGGCATATCCCCTGACGATTGCAAAGCCATCGCAAGTTTTAAATCTAAAAAGGGACTAAGAGTAAAATTACTTTCAGACCCAGATAAGATAGTAGCAGAGCAATTTGGTGCAGCAAAAGATGGAAAATTGATAAGGTCTACATTCATAGTCGACCCCTGGGGGAGAATCAGAAGAGAATGGATTAAAGTTAGTGTGAATGGACATGCGGAAGAAGTATTGGAAGAATACAAAAGAATCATCGAAAAAGACCAAACTCTTAACGACGATATCCTTGTGAGAAGGGCATTTAGAGGTATAAGACCGGACCCTGTTGAAGATGAAAAGATAGAAACTCTTTTGAAAGCAGCCCATTTGGCACCTTCATGTATGAACAAACAACCTTGGAGATTTCTTGTGGTGAGAACAAAAGAGAATCTCGAAAAGCTTCACTCTACACTTTCGGAAGGAAATTACTGGATGAAGCAAGCCCCCGTTATGCTCATCGTTTATACAGACGATGAATTAGGTTGTCAACTGAGCGACAGGAGAAATTACTCGCTATTTGACACAGGAACTGCCGTTGGATTATTGTTAACCCAAGCAACACAGATGGGACTTGTTGCACATCCAGTTGCTGGGTATGACCCTGTAAAGATAAAAGAGATATTCGGGTTGAACGGGATAATTATTACCGTAATAGCAGTAGGTTATTGGGGAAATCTCGATATACTTAATGAAAAACATGCAACAATTGAACAGGGCGATAGGATAAGAAAACCGCTCGAAGAAGTGGCAAAGTTTATATAA
- a CDS encoding Gfo/Idh/MocA family protein encodes MKKIRLGIVGCGIAARELHFPALKELTDKFEIVAVTSRTREHAEDFAKLVSETLGSTPQVFNSYEELLLSKQVDAVDLTLPIELNVPFIKQAVEHDLHVICEKPISTDVKSGKELVEFSLQTNKVIYIAENYRHAFKYNKIRELLHEGAIGQPIFVDWHLWIGMDKENKYVKTTWRQIPKHIGGFLSDGGVHHIAALRVMLGDIEWVSGQVKRITDYLGDVDFLSTLFEFKTGVVGNYTVSYAVKGEKYFEIVGTEGKIRLTPNSIVLSGKVNEEIPLIQENTFKKEFEDFYEVLTTEKPNILGNPAEALKDLAFFEAAIKSKGEKVEIERLIKEA; translated from the coding sequence ATGAAGAAAATCCGTTTAGGTATCGTTGGTTGTGGTATTGCTGCTCGTGAGTTGCATTTTCCTGCGTTGAAGGAACTAACAGACAAGTTTGAAATAGTTGCTGTTACGAGTAGAACCAGAGAACATGCTGAGGATTTTGCAAAGTTGGTGTCCGAGACGTTAGGTTCTACTCCGCAGGTATTTAACTCCTACGAAGAATTACTACTCTCAAAGCAAGTTGATGCGGTGGATTTGACCTTACCCATAGAGTTGAACGTGCCTTTCATAAAGCAAGCCGTTGAACATGATTTGCATGTGATTTGTGAAAAACCGATATCAACTGATGTGAAAAGTGGGAAGGAATTAGTTGAGTTCTCACTTCAAACTAACAAGGTGATATACATTGCTGAAAACTACAGGCATGCGTTTAAGTACAATAAGATAAGAGAACTGTTGCACGAAGGAGCTATTGGTCAGCCTATTTTCGTTGACTGGCATCTATGGATTGGTATGGATAAGGAAAACAAGTATGTGAAAACAACTTGGAGACAAATTCCAAAACACATAGGTGGTTTTTTGTCAGATGGCGGGGTTCATCATATCGCCGCACTTAGGGTTATGTTAGGAGACATCGAATGGGTTAGTGGACAAGTCAAACGCATCACAGATTATTTGGGAGACGTTGATTTCCTCTCTACTCTTTTTGAATTCAAAACAGGTGTTGTAGGTAATTATACAGTTAGTTACGCGGTCAAGGGAGAAAAGTATTTCGAGATTGTTGGGACAGAAGGGAAGATAAGATTAACACCGAATTCAATAGTATTGTCTGGAAAAGTAAACGAAGAGATTCCACTTATCCAGGAGAATACGTTCAAGAAGGAATTTGAAGACTTCTACGAGGTTTTGACAACCGAAAAGCCAAATATCCTTGGAAACCCTGCGGAAGCACTCAAGGACCTTGCATTTTTTGAAGCGGCCATCAAGTCGAAAGGTGAAAAGGTAGAGATAGAAAGGTTGATAAAAGAGGCTTAA
- a CDS encoding YqeG family HAD IIIA-type phosphatase — translation MAKVKKVQSIHDIDFDKLLNSGKRIFLFDFDNTINVWRSTHVPEQAAKLFDYLKSKGAEIYIVSNGRKRNLDYEVPVIWRAFKPFAFKVRLKLNQKLKRKEEVLVIGDQVFTDVLFAKLLGVDVIKVEPLDKSKEAFGTKILRLFENILHRFIKQR, via the coding sequence TTGGCAAAAGTCAAAAAGGTGCAATCCATACATGATATAGATTTTGATAAGCTTTTAAACTCGGGAAAGAGGATTTTTCTGTTTGATTTCGACAATACAATAAACGTATGGCGTTCAACACATGTTCCAGAACAAGCTGCAAAATTATTTGATTATCTCAAATCAAAAGGCGCAGAAATTTATATCGTTTCCAACGGCCGTAAGCGAAACTTGGATTATGAAGTCCCAGTTATTTGGCGTGCATTCAAGCCCTTTGCTTTTAAGGTAAGATTGAAGCTCAACCAGAAACTTAAACGAAAAGAAGAGGTATTGGTCATTGGTGACCAAGTCTTTACGGACGTGCTTTTTGCAAAATTACTCGGAGTTGATGTTATCAAAGTCGAGCCGCTTGATAAGTCAAAGGAAGCGTTTGGGACAAAGATACTGAGGCTTTTTGAAAACATTCTTCATAGATTCATCAAGCAAAGATAA
- a CDS encoding sigma-70 family RNA polymerase sigma factor — translation MIKYALRSKPTEKLVELAQSGLTEAMDLIIEKFYPMVVRIASQFYAPWAEFDDIVQNGLIGLIKAIFYYEPGKSSFSTFAWRSIESEVKTFITYQNRKKNKMLSDSTSMDSIFDDVDDEQIDYFVADTSTTTNVVRNTILSIVHEEILESLKEDEIKIFELWLDGYSYKEIEEQVGVNFKKVDNTIQKVKRIIRSRLSASILPFLEG, via the coding sequence ATGATAAAATACGCACTTAGGAGTAAGCCTACGGAAAAGCTTGTAGAACTTGCACAAAGTGGTCTGACGGAAGCGATGGACCTTATCATAGAGAAATTTTATCCGATGGTTGTGAGGATAGCCTCACAATTTTATGCTCCTTGGGCGGAATTTGATGATATCGTTCAAAACGGGCTGATAGGACTCATCAAAGCCATATTCTACTATGAACCAGGTAAAAGTTCATTTTCTACATTTGCATGGAGAAGCATAGAATCGGAAGTCAAAACATTTATAACCTACCAAAACAGAAAGAAGAACAAAATGTTATCTGACTCCACAAGCATGGATTCAATCTTTGATGACGTCGACGATGAGCAGATAGATTATTTTGTAGCCGATACGTCAACAACAACGAATGTTGTTAGGAATACAATTCTGAGCATAGTTCATGAAGAGATTCTTGAATCTCTGAAGGAAGACGAGATTAAGATATTCGAGCTTTGGTTGGATGGTTATAGCTACAAAGAGATAGAAGAGCAAGTGGGTGTTAACTTCAAAAAGGTCGACAATACCATTCAGAAGGTGAAGAGAATAATTAGAAGCAGACTCAGTGCTTCAATTCTTCCGTTCTTGGAAGGGTAA
- a CDS encoding HAD-IIA family hydrolase gives MDNANQNLSEPYAELKEGAKERIKNCELFILDIDGTFYLSGKPFEGSRKFVDALGRLGKKLVFLTNNSNRTIESYINEFEEMGIKLGRNQIVTAGVATAEYLLEEFGPKRVYIVGTDDIKYEFQRVGHTVVEEDPEVVVVTFDKTLTYEKIKKATQFVSKGALFVVTNPDLNCPSSEGPLPDAGAIASAVRKASGVYPNIIFGKPEPKLIEMVIRHNNVGKNEACMVGDRLYTDILAGIQAGTWTVLVLTGEANMEQVQKSPIKPHLIAKDIGVLADILLGGI, from the coding sequence GTGGATAATGCAAATCAAAACCTCAGTGAGCCTTACGCGGAATTGAAGGAAGGTGCAAAAGAAAGAATTAAAAACTGCGAGCTTTTCATACTTGACATCGATGGGACATTTTATCTAAGCGGAAAACCTTTCGAAGGTTCTCGAAAATTTGTGGATGCTCTTGGAAGATTAGGTAAAAAGCTAGTTTTTCTTACAAACAACTCCAATAGAACGATAGAAAGTTATATCAACGAATTTGAAGAGATGGGAATCAAGCTTGGCAGAAATCAAATAGTTACAGCAGGAGTGGCGACAGCTGAGTATCTTTTAGAGGAATTCGGTCCAAAGCGTGTGTACATTGTTGGAACGGATGATATAAAATACGAATTTCAGAGAGTTGGGCACACAGTTGTAGAAGAAGACCCCGAAGTGGTCGTTGTAACGTTTGATAAGACTCTAACATATGAAAAAATCAAGAAAGCCACACAATTTGTTTCAAAAGGTGCGCTCTTTGTTGTAACTAACCCCGACCTCAATTGTCCTTCATCTGAAGGGCCACTTCCTGATGCAGGTGCAATTGCATCCGCTGTAAGAAAGGCGTCAGGAGTTTATCCCAACATTATTTTTGGGAAACCAGAACCTAAGTTAATCGAGATGGTAATTAGGCACAACAATGTCGGCAAGAATGAGGCTTGTATGGTCGGAGATAGGTTGTACACAGACATACTTGCAGGTATTCAAGCAGGGACTTGGACCGTGTTAGTACTCACTGGAGAAGCTAATATGGAGCAAGTTCAGAAAAGTCCAATAAAACCGCATCTAATCGCAAAGGATATTGGTGTGCTTGCCGATATCCTTCTTGGTGGAATATAG
- a CDS encoding NADH-dependent [FeFe] hydrogenase, group A6 encodes MVTIYINDKPYQVPENKTVLEAAADLGFKIPTLCHHPELEPIGACRICVVEIEGARTLQPACTTKVADGMKIKTNTERVESAVKFNLSLIMSNHPHECMYCEADGRCELQKLVHMYDVQPIFGVNVNIEKEIDMSSPSVHRDLSKCIKCQRCVRVCSEIQGMNIYSMIERGYESLPETEFGVPLYETDCISCGQCANLCPVGAIYEAPDWKKVWKMLNSKEPGKVYVAQTAPSVRVAIGEEFGMEPGSISTGKMVAALRRLGFDYVFDTNFAADLTIMEEGYELIGRLQNGGKFPMFTSCCPGWVNEMEKEWPELREHLSTAKSPQQMMSSVVKTYFAQKIGVKPEDIVMVSIMPCTAKKDEITRPQQLVDGIKVTDYVITTRELGKLIKLKGIPFVNLPEEQYDSPLGTSTGAAALFGVTGGVMEAALRTAYEVLTGEKLPKLVFESVRGLDGVREAEIDINGRKLKVAIAHGMASVKKLLREMKEGKRYYDFVEIMACLGGCIGGGGQPKSLDPDILKKRAQAIYTIDELSVLRRSHENPDIIKLYEEFLEKPNSHIAHHLLHTHYTDRSRAVRKAQQQKEVEKVN; translated from the coding sequence ATGGTAACTATCTATATCAACGACAAACCTTATCAAGTTCCAGAAAACAAAACAGTGCTTGAAGCTGCGGCAGATTTAGGTTTCAAAATTCCAACCCTTTGTCACCATCCCGAACTCGAACCAATTGGAGCTTGTAGAATATGTGTTGTTGAAATTGAGGGGGCAAGAACGCTCCAACCTGCTTGTACAACAAAAGTTGCCGATGGAATGAAGATAAAGACAAACACGGAAAGAGTAGAAAGCGCAGTCAAGTTCAACCTTTCTTTGATAATGTCGAACCATCCCCACGAATGTATGTACTGTGAAGCAGATGGGCGCTGTGAACTTCAAAAACTTGTTCACATGTACGATGTTCAACCTATATTTGGTGTAAATGTTAACATAGAAAAAGAAATAGATATGAGTAGCCCTTCTGTTCACAGAGACCTGTCCAAGTGTATTAAGTGTCAGAGATGTGTGAGAGTGTGTAGTGAAATACAGGGTATGAACATATACTCAATGATTGAACGTGGTTACGAATCCCTACCAGAGACAGAATTCGGCGTCCCACTTTACGAAACTGACTGTATAAGCTGCGGTCAGTGTGCCAACTTGTGTCCAGTAGGAGCTATTTACGAAGCACCAGACTGGAAGAAAGTTTGGAAAATGCTAAACAGCAAGGAACCCGGCAAAGTTTACGTTGCACAAACAGCTCCATCTGTCAGGGTTGCAATAGGTGAAGAATTTGGCATGGAACCCGGAAGCATAAGCACAGGGAAGATGGTTGCTGCACTTAGAAGACTTGGTTTCGACTATGTATTTGATACAAACTTCGCAGCTGACCTTACAATTATGGAAGAGGGTTACGAACTCATTGGAAGGCTCCAAAACGGCGGTAAGTTCCCAATGTTCACAAGCTGCTGCCCTGGTTGGGTAAACGAAATGGAGAAAGAATGGCCCGAACTCAGAGAACACCTCTCAACGGCAAAGTCCCCACAACAGATGATGAGTAGTGTTGTCAAAACATACTTTGCACAAAAGATAGGTGTGAAACCTGAAGATATAGTTATGGTATCAATTATGCCATGTACAGCTAAGAAAGACGAAATAACAAGACCACAACAATTGGTCGACGGTATCAAAGTAACGGATTACGTCATTACAACAAGAGAACTCGGAAAGCTCATTAAACTCAAAGGTATACCATTCGTAAATCTTCCAGAAGAACAGTATGATAGCCCACTTGGAACATCAACAGGTGCTGCTGCGCTCTTTGGTGTGACTGGTGGTGTTATGGAAGCAGCTCTCAGAACAGCTTACGAAGTTTTGACAGGCGAGAAATTACCGAAACTTGTGTTCGAAAGCGTACGAGGCCTGGATGGTGTAAGAGAAGCAGAAATTGATATCAATGGAAGAAAACTCAAAGTAGCTATTGCACACGGTATGGCAAGTGTGAAAAAATTGCTGAGAGAAATGAAAGAAGGGAAACGATACTACGACTTTGTCGAGATAATGGCGTGTCTTGGTGGTTGTATCGGTGGCGGTGGACAACCGAAGAGCCTTGACCCAGATATTCTTAAGAAACGTGCACAAGCTATTTACACCATTGACGAACTCAGCGTACTGAGAAGGTCACATGAAAACCCAGATATCATAAAACTCTACGAAGAATTCTTAGAAAAACCGAACAGCCACATCGCACACCACTTGTTGCATACACACTACACCGATAGGTCAAGAGCCGTCAGGAAGGCTCAACAACAAAAAGAGGTTGAAAAGGTTAACTAA
- a CDS encoding NADH-dependent [FeFe] hydrogenase, group A6, with the protein MVTIYINGNKHEVEEGKTILEVASQLGYHIPTLCHHPELQPIGACRICVVEVEGFKTLQPACATKVADGMVIRTNTERVENAVKLNLELVMANHPHECMYCEADGRCELQKLVHMYDVQPIFGISVSFPKYIDTSSPSIHRDLTKCIKCQRCVRVCSEIQGMNIYSMIERGYETVPETEFGLPVYETNCISCGQCAYLCPVGAIYEAPTWKKLLHMLENKNGKVFIAQTAPSVRVAIGEEFGMEPGTVSTGKMVAALRRLGFDYVFDTNFGADLTIMEEAHELLHRLTKGGVLPMFTSCCPGWVNMVEKEFPEFIPNLSTTKSPMQIMSSTREYFAKKLGVAPENIVMVAVMPCTAKKDEIERSQHVVNGIKVTDYVITTREFAKMLKLKGISFVNLPEEKHDSPLGASSGAGAIFGVTGGVMEAALRTAYEKFTGEKLPRLVFSEVRGLDGIREAEVDFKTRKLKVAIVNGTGNAKKLLKEIKEGKRNYDFVEVMACMGGCIGGGGQPKSLDPDIIKKRARAIYSIDEMSVIRRSHENPEIIQLYEEFIGEPNGHIAHHYLHTYYTDRSKAKRRQEKSSVEKSAGGK; encoded by the coding sequence ATGGTTACAATTTATATCAACGGTAACAAACATGAGGTTGAAGAAGGGAAAACAATACTTGAAGTAGCGTCACAACTTGGATATCACATACCCACCCTGTGTCATCATCCTGAACTCCAGCCCATCGGAGCTTGTAGAATTTGTGTTGTAGAGGTCGAGGGATTCAAGACGCTTCAGCCCGCATGCGCAACCAAAGTTGCCGATGGAATGGTAATACGGACAAACACAGAACGTGTTGAAAATGCAGTCAAGCTGAACCTTGAATTGGTTATGGCAAACCATCCACACGAATGTATGTATTGTGAAGCTGATGGTAGGTGTGAACTCCAAAAACTTGTCCATATGTACGATGTTCAACCTATCTTTGGGATTTCTGTTAGTTTCCCTAAGTATATAGACACAAGCAGTCCATCGATTCACAGAGACCTAACAAAATGTATAAAATGTCAGCGGTGTGTACGCGTGTGTAGTGAGATACAAGGCATGAACATATATTCTATGATAGAGCGAGGATATGAAACAGTCCCAGAAACAGAATTTGGATTGCCTGTTTATGAAACGAACTGTATCAGTTGTGGGCAATGCGCTTACTTGTGTCCCGTTGGGGCAATATACGAAGCTCCAACTTGGAAAAAACTACTACACATGCTTGAAAACAAAAACGGAAAGGTGTTTATAGCACAGACTGCTCCTTCGGTGAGAGTGGCAATCGGAGAGGAATTTGGCATGGAACCAGGAACTGTGAGTACTGGAAAGATGGTTGCGGCACTTAGAAGATTAGGCTTTGACTACGTTTTTGATACAAATTTCGGAGCGGACTTAACGATAATGGAAGAAGCACACGAACTTCTCCATAGACTAACAAAAGGCGGAGTATTACCTATGTTCACAAGCTGTTGTCCGGGTTGGGTAAACATGGTTGAAAAAGAGTTTCCGGAGTTCATACCAAACCTATCGACAACAAAATCTCCAATGCAAATAATGAGTAGTACTCGCGAGTATTTTGCAAAGAAACTTGGAGTCGCACCTGAAAATATCGTTATGGTAGCTGTTATGCCGTGCACAGCAAAAAAAGATGAGATAGAGCGCTCTCAACACGTTGTAAACGGCATAAAAGTTACAGACTATGTTATAACAACCCGTGAGTTTGCAAAGATGCTAAAGCTTAAAGGTATTTCATTTGTAAATCTTCCGGAGGAAAAGCATGACAGCCCACTTGGTGCCTCTTCAGGTGCGGGTGCTATATTCGGTGTCACTGGTGGTGTTATGGAAGCCGCACTGAGGACTGCTTACGAAAAATTCACAGGTGAGAAATTGCCAAGGCTTGTCTTTTCTGAAGTTAGAGGTTTGGATGGGATTAGGGAAGCAGAAGTTGATTTCAAAACAAGAAAACTTAAGGTTGCAATTGTAAACGGAACCGGAAATGCTAAAAAGTTGCTGAAGGAAATCAAGGAAGGAAAGAGAAATTATGATTTTGTTGAAGTCATGGCTTGTATGGGAGGTTGTATCGGTGGTGGTGGTCAACCCAAGAGTTTAGATCCTGATATTATTAAGAAGCGTGCCAGAGCCATCTATAGTATAGACGAAATGAGCGTTATCAGACGCTCACACGAAAACCCAGAAATTATTCAACTTTATGAAGAATTCATAGGAGAACCTAACGGTCACATAGCTCACCATTATCTCCATACTTACTATACGGACAGGTCAAAAGCAAAAAGAAGACAAGAGAAAAGTTCAGTAGAAAAATCAGCTGGAGGGAAATAA
- a CDS encoding TM1266 family iron-only hydrogenase system putative regulator, which yields MEEKKERYYTVDIIVHDRENAYSKVNELLHQYADIIKLRVGYPVPDENIAIVFLIVRTTNDNVGAFTGKLGNIKGVKVKSVAVN from the coding sequence ATGGAAGAAAAGAAGGAAAGATACTACACGGTTGACATAATTGTCCATGACAGAGAAAATGCTTATTCTAAAGTGAATGAGCTTCTCCATCAATACGCAGATATTATCAAACTCAGGGTAGGGTATCCGGTTCCTGATGAAAATATAGCCATCGTGTTTCTTATAGTTAGAACAACAAACGACAATGTCGGAGCATTTACGGGAAAATTGGGGAATATAAAAGGTGTGAAAGTGAAAAGTGTGGCTGTAAACTAA
- the hydG gene encoding [FeFe] hydrogenase H-cluster radical SAM maturase HydG: MYVFTKEVDTEKTFVPEAEIWELLEKTKNPDRKRVLEILDKSLNKNRLEPEEVATLLNVEDPELLEEIFHAARTLKERIYGNRIVLFAPLYIGNDCVNDCVYCGFRTSNKEVYRKTLTFEELRNEVRALVSKGHKRLIVVYGEHPRYSPEFIAETIRIIYETKVGNGEIRRVNVNAAPQTVEGYKIIKEAGIGTFQIFQETYHQPTYKKLHPRGPKSNYAWRLYGLDRAMIAGIDDVGIGALFGLFNWKFEVMGLIYHTIHLEERFGVGPHTISFPRIEPAVGSEISYNPPHKVSDEDFKKLVAIIRLAVPYTGMILTAREPAQLRREVLKMGVSQIDGGSSIGIGSYSQDDPEKVRKSQFILGDNRSLEEVIQDLLKEGYIPSFCTACYRMGRTGEHFMEFAIPGFVKRFCTPNALFTLREYLNDYATEETKRLGYELIQKELERVNNRELVEKYLERIDRGERDVRF, encoded by the coding sequence ATGTATGTATTTACAAAAGAAGTTGACACAGAAAAAACATTCGTCCCAGAGGCAGAAATTTGGGAATTGCTTGAAAAGACAAAAAACCCTGATAGAAAAAGAGTTTTGGAGATTCTTGATAAATCATTGAACAAAAACAGGCTCGAGCCTGAGGAAGTGGCAACTCTACTCAATGTTGAAGACCCAGAACTGCTCGAAGAAATCTTCCATGCTGCAAGAACTCTTAAGGAACGTATATATGGCAACAGAATTGTCCTTTTTGCACCACTTTACATAGGAAACGACTGTGTTAATGATTGTGTCTATTGTGGATTTAGGACCTCTAACAAAGAGGTTTACAGAAAAACTTTGACCTTTGAAGAGCTTAGAAATGAAGTCAGAGCTCTTGTTTCTAAGGGGCACAAAAGATTGATAGTAGTTTACGGCGAACATCCAAGATACAGCCCCGAGTTCATAGCTGAAACAATTAGAATAATTTATGAAACCAAAGTCGGAAACGGAGAGATTAGAAGAGTAAACGTGAATGCGGCACCACAAACTGTCGAGGGTTACAAAATCATCAAAGAAGCAGGTATTGGAACATTCCAAATCTTCCAAGAAACCTATCATCAGCCAACTTACAAAAAACTTCACCCCAGAGGTCCAAAATCGAATTACGCTTGGAGATTATATGGTCTTGACCGCGCCATGATTGCCGGCATAGATGATGTTGGAATTGGGGCACTCTTCGGTTTGTTCAACTGGAAATTCGAAGTAATGGGGTTAATTTACCACACAATACACCTTGAAGAACGTTTTGGAGTTGGTCCTCACACAATTTCGTTCCCAAGAATAGAGCCCGCCGTTGGTAGCGAGATTTCATACAATCCGCCACACAAAGTTAGTGATGAAGACTTCAAAAAGCTTGTTGCTATAATAAGACTTGCTGTGCCATACACTGGTATGATTCTCACAGCTCGTGAACCTGCTCAATTGAGAAGAGAAGTTCTCAAAATGGGCGTTTCTCAAATCGATGGAGGCTCGAGTATTGGCATTGGTTCGTATTCACAAGACGACCCAGAGAAAGTAAGGAAAAGCCAGTTCATACTTGGTGATAACAGGTCACTTGAAGAAGTTATCCAAGACCTACTAAAAGAAGGATACATTCCATCCTTCTGTACAGCGTGTTACAGAATGGGACGAACAGGAGAGCACTTCATGGAATTCGCTATCCCGGGATTCGTGAAAAGATTCTGCACTCCAAACGCTCTCTTCACGCTCAGAGAATATCTGAACGATTACGCCACAGAGGAAACTAAAAGACTTGGTTATGAGTTAATCCAAAAAGAGCTCGAGCGTGTGAATAACAGGGAACTGGTTGAAAAATACCTCGAGCGGATTGACCGCGGTGAGAGAGATGTCAGATTTTGA
- the hydE gene encoding [FeFe] hydrogenase H-cluster radical SAM maturase HydE, with product MLDVKKIQNVDLDYLTHVIKSGKYDEEIFKTADEIRRKYVGEEVHLRAIIEFSNICTQHCLYCGLRADNKNLQRYRMSPEEIIERARLIAKLGIKTIVLQSGEDPYYTTEIISHLITEIKKLDVAITLSIGERGFEEYRIWKELGADRYLMRHETAAPELYAKLHPNDSFENRKAHLYELKRLGYETGAGFMVGLPGQTAYDLALDLAFLKELDADMIGIGPFIPNPDTPLKDAKGGDLQTTLRMIALARIVVPTANIPATTALGSINPFGRQYGLKYGANVIMPNLTPNPYRPNYSLYPGKICLFERDTACVECTKQMIRSVGLVVGEGYGYRKKTEMSEEKEVLNVEKA from the coding sequence ATGTTGGATGTAAAAAAAATACAAAATGTTGACCTGGATTACCTAACACACGTAATAAAGAGTGGAAAATACGATGAGGAGATATTCAAAACAGCTGATGAAATCAGAAGAAAATACGTTGGTGAAGAAGTTCATTTAAGGGCAATCATAGAATTTTCCAATATATGCACGCAGCATTGCCTTTACTGTGGGCTAAGAGCGGACAACAAGAATTTACAACGGTACAGGATGAGCCCTGAGGAAATTATCGAACGAGCAAGGCTAATTGCAAAGCTCGGTATTAAAACAATAGTTCTTCAATCAGGTGAAGACCCGTATTATACAACGGAAATCATAAGTCATCTGATAACAGAAATAAAAAAGCTTGATGTCGCAATCACACTCAGCATAGGCGAACGTGGGTTTGAAGAATACCGTATATGGAAAGAATTGGGAGCAGACAGATACTTAATGAGACATGAAACTGCTGCACCTGAACTTTATGCAAAACTCCATCCTAACGATAGTTTTGAAAACAGGAAGGCACACTTGTATGAGTTGAAACGTCTTGGTTACGAAACAGGTGCTGGTTTCATGGTTGGGTTGCCTGGACAAACAGCGTATGATTTAGCATTAGACCTTGCATTCCTTAAAGAGCTTGATGCTGACATGATAGGTATTGGACCTTTTATACCAAACCCAGACACACCACTGAAAGATGCAAAAGGTGGGGATTTACAAACGACGCTTCGAATGATTGCGCTCGCAAGAATTGTTGTACCAACTGCAAACATACCAGCAACAACCGCTCTTGGGTCAATAAACCCGTTTGGAAGACAGTATGGACTAAAATATGGTGCAAACGTAATTATGCCCAACTTGACTCCCAACCCATATAGACCAAATTATTCGTTGTATCCTGGAAAGATATGTCTATTTGAAAGAGATACAGCTTGTGTTGAATGTACAAAGCAAATGATTAGAAGTGTCGGACTTGTTGTAGGAGAAGGTTATGGATACAGAAAGAAGACGGAGATGAGTGAGGAAAAAGAAGTGCTAAACGTTGAAAAGGCATAA